Proteins encoded together in one Pelagicoccus enzymogenes window:
- a CDS encoding TatD family hydrolase: MAGIVDSHTHLHSFALKGLLDQTLEAASEAGLERLVTVGTDTDDWDVYAEMAEKYSQVDYTVGIHPCSVETGWDRGFEQIEAFWSRNLKPVALGEIGLDRFHLPRGDEAAAKRIFELQVAACEAQLQLAKKLDCPVVIHSRGAFEECVELIDASGVDWSKVVFHCFSEGPGEMKQLLDRGGFGSFTGVITFKNAESVREAAKLQGLDRLMIETDAPYLAPMPKRGKPNEPAYLAYTAAYCAELFGVSLEAFAAKTTATATAFYGLR, from the coding sequence ATGGCTGGAATCGTCGATTCGCACACGCATTTACATAGCTTCGCTCTCAAGGGCTTGCTGGACCAGACCTTGGAGGCTGCGTCCGAGGCTGGTCTGGAGCGACTGGTTACGGTAGGGACGGATACGGACGACTGGGATGTGTATGCCGAGATGGCCGAGAAGTATTCCCAGGTCGACTACACGGTGGGTATCCATCCGTGCTCCGTGGAGACGGGCTGGGATAGGGGCTTCGAGCAGATCGAGGCTTTTTGGAGTCGGAATTTGAAGCCGGTGGCGCTGGGGGAAATTGGCTTGGATCGTTTCCACCTGCCGCGCGGCGACGAGGCGGCGGCGAAGCGAATTTTCGAGCTGCAGGTGGCGGCCTGCGAGGCGCAGTTGCAATTGGCTAAGAAGCTGGATTGCCCGGTGGTGATCCATTCGCGCGGGGCTTTCGAGGAGTGCGTGGAGCTGATCGACGCGAGCGGGGTGGATTGGAGCAAGGTGGTTTTCCACTGCTTTTCCGAAGGTCCGGGCGAGATGAAGCAGTTGCTCGATCGCGGCGGCTTCGGCAGTTTCACAGGCGTCATCACCTTCAAGAACGCGGAGAGCGTGAGAGAGGCTGCCAAGCTGCAGGGCTTGGATCGCTTGATGATTGAGACGGATGCGCCTTATCTGGCGCCGATGCCGAAGCGGGGAAAGCCGAACGAGCCGGCGTACTTGGCCTATACGGCTGCGTATTGCGCGGAGCTGTTTGGGGTGTCGCTGGAGGCGTTTGCGGCAAAGACTACGGCTACGGCGACGGCTTTTTATGGCTTGAGGTAG
- a CDS encoding M20/M25/M40 family metallo-hydrolase: MFDAIEKLKEYIGYQSVSADSAYKEGMGQTRDFVAKMLGDLGLSVEIVNTPKHPIVMARRTGDPSWPHVVIYGHYDVQPVDPIELWETKPFEATIKGDRIYGRGAADNKGPQMAHIAAVAELLEECPDLPLRITFLIEGEEEVGSPSLLPLLEERKEELSEADFVLLSDTLSPSEDQIAVTVGLRGIVDMEVELVGPKSDLHSGLHGGAVYNPLQAMAEICASLHTPDNRVNVPGFYDDVTEVEEWERDELKELGADMDAYAASVGVDALHPIAGYTPFEAIRYMPTLEFNGLWGGYTGEGSKTIVPAKASVKITCRLVGNMKPDVVGKQVADAILSRVPKGLKAKVKMGHKGVPYLVVPPDRPNTPAGQSEVLANAYRATEAAVTDVFGKKPLFLREGGSIPIIADVKRVTGLDSVMIGLFLPEDNLHAPNESMSLEVLKKGIQVSKRILKSVAGV, encoded by the coding sequence ATGTTTGATGCGATCGAAAAGCTAAAAGAGTATATTGGATATCAAAGCGTTTCAGCGGACTCGGCCTACAAGGAAGGCATGGGGCAGACGCGGGATTTTGTGGCGAAGATGCTGGGAGATTTGGGGCTTAGTGTTGAGATCGTGAATACGCCAAAACACCCCATCGTGATGGCTCGCCGGACCGGGGACCCCTCTTGGCCGCATGTGGTGATTTACGGTCACTACGACGTACAGCCGGTCGATCCGATCGAGCTTTGGGAAACGAAGCCTTTCGAGGCTACGATAAAGGGAGATCGGATCTACGGTCGTGGAGCGGCTGATAACAAGGGTCCGCAAATGGCGCATATCGCCGCGGTAGCTGAGTTGTTGGAAGAGTGCCCGGACTTGCCTTTGCGCATCACCTTCTTGATCGAGGGCGAAGAGGAGGTGGGGAGCCCGAGTCTGCTGCCGCTGCTGGAAGAGCGAAAGGAAGAGCTGAGCGAGGCTGATTTCGTTTTGCTTTCCGATACGCTGAGTCCGAGCGAAGACCAGATTGCGGTTACGGTAGGCTTGCGGGGAATCGTGGATATGGAGGTGGAGCTGGTTGGGCCGAAGTCCGACCTGCATTCCGGTCTCCACGGCGGGGCGGTTTACAATCCTTTGCAAGCCATGGCGGAGATTTGCGCCTCCTTGCACACTCCCGACAATCGAGTGAACGTGCCTGGCTTCTACGACGACGTGACGGAAGTCGAAGAGTGGGAGCGAGACGAGCTGAAGGAACTCGGCGCGGACATGGATGCCTATGCGGCGAGCGTTGGGGTCGATGCCTTGCATCCGATCGCTGGATACACGCCTTTCGAGGCAATTCGCTATATGCCGACGCTCGAATTCAACGGCCTATGGGGCGGTTACACGGGAGAAGGCAGCAAGACCATCGTGCCTGCGAAAGCTTCGGTTAAGATCACTTGTCGCCTCGTTGGCAACATGAAGCCGGATGTGGTGGGCAAGCAAGTGGCAGACGCAATCCTCTCGCGGGTGCCGAAGGGCTTGAAGGCCAAGGTCAAGATGGGGCACAAAGGAGTGCCGTACTTGGTCGTGCCGCCGGATCGTCCGAACACGCCGGCGGGGCAGAGCGAGGTTTTGGCCAACGCTTACCGGGCGACTGAAGCGGCCGTGACGGATGTCTTTGGCAAGAAGCCGCTCTTTTTGCGCGAAGGCGGAAGCATTCCTATTATCGCGGACGTGAAGCGGGTGACGGGCCTAGACTCGGTGATGATCGGCTTGTTCTTGCCGGAAGATAATTTGCACGCTCCTAACGAGAGTATGTCGCTCGAGGTATTGAAGAAGGGGATACAAGTTTCGAAGCGGATTTTGAAGTCGGTGGCTGGCGTTTAG
- a CDS encoding SdpI family protein, whose protein sequence is MEHINVMLGIVNGSVATIIALIALPMIYEKIGMNRFYGARFAKSFQSDELWRKINKKAGKLLLIWALAHLAISLSCFLLPPLDETGKLAFSFLSGLYLIPALQAYRYAQSLTSPTA, encoded by the coding sequence ATGGAACACATAAACGTGATGCTAGGTATCGTAAACGGCTCTGTCGCCACCATAATAGCCCTCATCGCCCTTCCCATGATCTACGAAAAAATCGGGATGAACCGATTCTATGGAGCCCGCTTCGCCAAGAGCTTCCAATCGGACGAGCTATGGCGCAAGATCAACAAGAAGGCTGGGAAGCTATTACTGATTTGGGCCCTCGCGCATCTCGCGATCAGCCTCAGCTGCTTTCTGCTTCCACCCCTCGACGAAACCGGAAAGCTCGCGTTTTCATTCCTTTCAGGCCTCTACCTGATCCCAGCCCTCCAGGCCTACCGCTATGCCCAGAGCCTGACGTCGCCAACCGCATAA
- a CDS encoding type IV pilus twitching motility protein PilT, with protein MASEIFDELLYLAVDNGASDIVVKSDKPGFLRLHGNLEPVEMPPIDGETVLAFVDDNVPSNYKETWEMEGQVDFAYFLERAGRFRVNAFLQRGTVSIVFRHIKSKIPNFEDLALDQDVLLNLAQKKDGIVFVCGATGSGKSTTLACLLNWINHNMDKHVVTLEDPIEFNFIDSKSVFQQREVGIDAPSFQKALKAVLRQNPDMILIGEMRDKETFETALAAAETGHLVFTTLHAASAQQAITRLFEYFPAEQHQLVQRKLSETLRGIIVQKLLPNLEGDGRVPAQEILIGDSVVRTTIREGRFDKVGTLLDVSSDSGSRSFNKELSRLIKEGKISKKTGMKNSPNPQALDMNLKGIYLSDSNRILGN; from the coding sequence ATGGCATCAGAAATCTTCGACGAACTTCTTTATCTCGCTGTGGACAACGGCGCTTCCGACATCGTGGTCAAGAGTGACAAGCCGGGCTTCCTTCGCCTGCACGGCAACTTGGAGCCGGTGGAAATGCCGCCGATCGACGGGGAGACGGTTTTGGCGTTCGTGGACGACAATGTGCCCAGCAACTACAAGGAAACCTGGGAGATGGAGGGTCAGGTCGACTTCGCCTACTTCTTGGAACGAGCCGGGCGCTTCCGTGTAAACGCCTTCTTGCAGCGCGGCACGGTGAGCATCGTCTTCCGACACATTAAGAGCAAAATACCCAATTTCGAGGACCTTGCCCTAGATCAAGACGTGCTGCTAAACCTCGCCCAAAAGAAGGACGGGATTGTTTTCGTTTGTGGAGCGACGGGTTCCGGAAAGTCGACGACCCTGGCCTGCTTGCTGAATTGGATCAATCACAACATGGACAAGCATGTGGTGACACTGGAGGATCCGATCGAATTTAACTTCATCGATTCGAAATCGGTCTTCCAGCAGCGGGAGGTGGGGATCGACGCTCCCAGCTTCCAAAAGGCCCTTAAGGCGGTTCTGCGACAGAATCCCGATATGATTCTGATCGGGGAAATGCGCGACAAGGAGACTTTCGAAACAGCTCTTGCCGCGGCGGAAACGGGTCACCTGGTGTTCACAACGCTCCACGCCGCCAGCGCCCAGCAGGCGATCACGCGACTTTTCGAGTACTTTCCGGCCGAACAGCACCAGCTCGTTCAGCGCAAGTTGTCGGAAACCCTACGTGGCATCATCGTGCAAAAGCTGCTTCCGAACCTCGAAGGAGACGGTCGCGTGCCGGCCCAAGAAATTTTGATCGGGGACTCGGTGGTGCGGACCACTATTCGCGAAGGGCGCTTCGACAAGGTAGGCACCTTGCTCGACGTCTCATCCGACAGCGGATCCCGTTCTTTCAACAAGGAACTTTCGCGACTGATCAAGGAAGGAAAGATCAGCAAGAAGACCGGCATGAAGAATTCGCCGAACCCTCAGGCGCTCGACATGAACCTGAAGGGAATCTACCTCAGCGACTCGAACCGAATCTTGGGGAACTAG
- the hemA gene encoding glutamyl-tRNA reductase produces MSRPHDSFSVISINHEVAPLEVRERYSMDDAKVATLYTTLKNKGKVEESLVLNTCNRFELYTQCEDGADAEFVLHTLANAYGVSPDELAGHLHLRSGRDAVQHLIEVAAGLRSQITGEAEIFGQVKAAYALSQEHGYAGKTINRVFQKGFQAAKLIRNSTTVGQGQINIANVAVDLAGKIFGELRSAAALSLGTGEIGEKTVKALRSRGAETFGIASRSQDRAEEVAREWGGTPRLLQDLESYLPEYDIVIASVGAEEAVLTRKIVKQCSSRRKGRPLFLIDLGLPRNIEQGCEDFDNVFLYNLDDLASIADENLAQRKEAVVDATAIAEQKSEFIWNAILKRREYERNQA; encoded by the coding sequence ATGAGCCGCCCGCACGACTCATTTTCAGTCATCAGCATCAACCACGAAGTCGCCCCCCTCGAAGTGCGGGAGCGCTACTCCATGGACGATGCCAAAGTCGCAACCCTCTACACTACCCTGAAAAACAAAGGAAAAGTGGAGGAGTCACTCGTGCTGAACACCTGCAATCGCTTCGAGCTCTATACCCAATGCGAGGATGGGGCAGACGCGGAATTCGTGCTGCACACGCTGGCGAACGCCTATGGCGTGTCGCCAGATGAGCTCGCAGGGCATCTCCACCTCCGCTCCGGGCGGGATGCCGTCCAGCACCTCATCGAGGTCGCCGCAGGGCTGCGTTCCCAAATCACTGGCGAAGCGGAGATATTCGGCCAAGTCAAGGCCGCCTACGCCCTGTCACAAGAACACGGATACGCTGGAAAAACCATTAACCGCGTTTTCCAAAAGGGATTCCAGGCAGCTAAGCTCATCCGCAATTCGACCACCGTAGGCCAAGGCCAAATCAACATAGCGAACGTCGCAGTCGACCTCGCCGGAAAAATCTTCGGCGAGCTACGCTCCGCAGCCGCTCTTTCATTGGGTACCGGGGAAATCGGCGAGAAGACGGTGAAGGCGCTGCGCAGCCGCGGAGCGGAAACCTTCGGAATTGCCAGCCGGAGCCAAGACCGAGCCGAAGAGGTTGCCCGCGAGTGGGGCGGCACTCCGCGACTCCTGCAAGACCTGGAATCCTATTTGCCAGAATACGACATCGTCATCGCCTCCGTGGGAGCGGAGGAAGCGGTGCTCACCCGCAAGATCGTCAAGCAGTGCTCCTCGCGCCGCAAAGGACGCCCCCTTTTCCTCATCGACCTCGGCCTGCCGCGCAACATCGAGCAAGGCTGCGAGGATTTCGACAACGTCTTCCTCTACAATCTCGACGACCTCGCCAGCATCGCCGACGAAAACCTGGCTCAACGAAAAGAGGCGGTCGTCGATGCGACAGCCATCGCCGAGCAAAAGTCGGAGTTCATCTGGAACGCCATCTTGAAACGCCGCGAGTACGAGAGGAATCAAGCGTAA
- the thiH gene encoding 2-iminoacetate synthase ThiH, giving the protein MPTFSEKYKTLDLDRPLDIAATASIASVERILQQGRARSLEEFAALLSPAAEGYLEPLCHLSQKITQKHFGKTMRMFAPLYLSNECVNVCKYCGFSRHNDIPRITLELETVEAEARILHKQGFRSILLVAGEHPKYVSNGYVEECVRRLSKFFPSIALELGPLESERYQPLVAAGCEALLVYQETYHEETYRSLHTAGPKKHFHWRMDTPERAYAAGFRRLGIGALFGLHDWHREALALASHAEHLLQVCWKAQLNVSMPRMRPAKGEFEQVEFLKDHHFVQLITALRLFLPHAGITLSTREPATLRDGLAPIGITTMSAGSSTEPGGYSSFDESTFQQTREQEGEQFHIADERSPKEVAAVLARLGYEPVWKDFDQSLVRA; this is encoded by the coding sequence ATGCCCACTTTCTCCGAAAAATATAAAACCCTCGATCTAGACCGGCCGCTCGACATTGCCGCCACCGCGTCCATCGCATCGGTCGAGCGAATCCTCCAGCAAGGGCGCGCCCGCAGCTTGGAGGAGTTCGCCGCCCTGCTCTCGCCAGCTGCCGAGGGCTACCTCGAGCCGCTCTGCCACCTTTCGCAAAAAATCACGCAGAAGCACTTCGGCAAGACCATGCGCATGTTCGCGCCGCTCTACCTTTCCAACGAGTGCGTAAACGTTTGCAAATATTGCGGCTTCTCCCGTCACAACGACATCCCCCGCATCACTCTCGAACTCGAGACAGTGGAAGCCGAAGCCCGCATCCTGCACAAGCAAGGCTTCCGCTCCATTCTCCTCGTTGCAGGCGAGCACCCCAAGTACGTATCGAATGGATACGTGGAAGAATGCGTACGCCGCCTTTCCAAGTTCTTCCCAAGCATCGCTCTGGAGCTCGGTCCGCTCGAGTCGGAACGCTACCAGCCCCTAGTGGCCGCCGGCTGCGAGGCCCTGCTCGTATATCAGGAAACCTATCACGAGGAAACCTACCGCTCCTTGCACACCGCCGGACCAAAGAAACACTTCCACTGGCGAATGGACACTCCCGAGCGAGCTTACGCTGCCGGTTTTCGGCGCCTCGGGATAGGCGCTCTGTTTGGATTGCACGATTGGCACCGGGAGGCCTTGGCCCTTGCCTCTCACGCCGAGCACCTGCTGCAAGTTTGCTGGAAGGCTCAACTAAACGTATCCATGCCACGGATGCGACCCGCCAAGGGAGAATTCGAGCAAGTCGAATTCCTCAAAGACCACCATTTCGTGCAACTCATCACCGCGTTGCGCCTGTTCCTCCCACACGCCGGCATCACCCTATCCACCCGCGAACCCGCGACGCTCCGCGACGGACTAGCGCCCATTGGCATCACCACGATGTCAGCCGGATCCTCAACCGAACCCGGCGGCTACAGCAGCTTCGACGAATCCACCTTCCAGCAAACAAGAGAACAAGAAGGCGAACAATTCCACATCGCCGACGAACGTTCCCCCAAGGAAGTCGCAGCCGTGCTCGCCCGCCTCGGCTACGAGCCCGTCTGGAAAGACTTTGACCAATCGCTCGTCCGTGCCTGA
- the trxB gene encoding thioredoxin-disulfide reductase yields the protein MSAEVENVIIIGTGCSGLTAAIYTARANLNPLVLEGTLPGGQLTQTSEVENFPGFPEGIDGFMLMDNLRKQAARFGTRYGQAVIDSVDFSQSPYTLKAGDKEYKAKSVIISTGASPRLLGVPGEKEMFGGKGVTTCATCDGAFYRNMDVVVVGGGDTACEEALFLTRFASKVYLIHRRDELRASKLMAERTLAHEKIEMVWDTVVDEVVADEQGFATSVKVTNRKSGESSSIDAKGIFIAIGHIPNTGPFADAIDTDEEGYFKPVLGSQVKTNIPGVYVSGDCADHVYRQAITAAGMGCQAAIEAERWLAEQ from the coding sequence ATGTCAGCCGAAGTCGAAAACGTCATCATCATCGGAACCGGATGCTCGGGCCTTACCGCCGCCATCTACACTGCGCGTGCGAACCTGAACCCGCTCGTGCTCGAAGGTACGCTCCCGGGCGGTCAGCTAACCCAAACGAGCGAAGTGGAAAACTTCCCCGGCTTCCCTGAGGGCATCGACGGCTTCATGCTCATGGACAACCTGCGCAAGCAAGCTGCCCGCTTCGGCACCCGCTATGGCCAGGCCGTCATCGACAGCGTCGACTTCTCCCAGTCGCCCTACACCCTCAAGGCAGGTGACAAGGAATACAAAGCCAAGTCCGTCATCATCTCCACCGGAGCCTCGCCTCGCTTGCTCGGCGTTCCCGGCGAAAAGGAAATGTTCGGCGGCAAGGGCGTCACCACCTGCGCCACCTGCGACGGAGCCTTCTATCGCAACATGGACGTAGTCGTGGTCGGCGGCGGCGACACCGCTTGCGAGGAAGCCCTCTTCCTCACTCGCTTCGCCTCCAAGGTCTATCTCATCCACCGCCGCGACGAGCTGCGCGCCTCAAAGCTCATGGCCGAGCGCACCCTGGCCCACGAGAAGATCGAAATGGTCTGGGATACCGTGGTCGACGAGGTCGTGGCCGACGAGCAAGGTTTCGCCACCTCCGTTAAGGTAACGAACCGCAAGAGCGGCGAGAGCAGCTCCATCGATGCCAAAGGCATCTTTATCGCCATCGGACACATTCCCAACACCGGCCCCTTCGCCGATGCCATCGACACCGACGAAGAAGGCTACTTCAAGCCAGTCCTCGGCAGCCAGGTTAAGACCAACATCCCCGGCGTCTACGTATCCGGCGACTGCGCCGACCACGTCTACCGCCAAGCCATCACCGCCGCCGGCATGGGCTGCCAAGCCGCCATCGAAGCCGAACGCTGGCTCGCCGAGCAATAA
- a CDS encoding cytochrome C assembly family protein gives MSNVLLGLADKQWIWIATVVFASTFVLGSYSALKLRRKTGRPYILGLVTFGWVLQTIGLYARGLQYGGCPLSNQFELVQFMVWSAIAIYIFVGPAFRVSLLGVFASGFACVFSILSLALENWDDPSRKPIFGESPWIETHAALALFSYGVFGVLTLTSAMYLLQSRSLKTKKVVGGLFPFLPSIVELVSINRRLLVMGFSILTVSLAIGYRYFMEDLESVLTIKLASTVAVWIAYAITLALRLKFSLTSKKFAWACIGIFLAALLSLAAVNRSTKSSSPTAEPAQSSEVS, from the coding sequence ATGAGCAACGTCCTACTCGGCCTCGCCGACAAACAATGGATCTGGATCGCAACCGTCGTCTTCGCGTCCACCTTCGTGCTCGGCAGCTACTCCGCTCTCAAGTTGCGACGCAAGACGGGACGGCCCTACATTCTCGGTCTGGTGACCTTCGGTTGGGTGCTGCAGACAATCGGCCTCTACGCTCGCGGTTTGCAGTACGGAGGTTGCCCGCTCTCCAACCAATTCGAACTGGTCCAGTTTATGGTTTGGTCGGCCATCGCCATCTACATCTTCGTGGGCCCCGCCTTCCGGGTGAGCCTGCTAGGAGTCTTCGCCTCAGGCTTCGCCTGCGTTTTTTCCATCCTGTCGCTCGCTTTGGAGAACTGGGACGACCCGAGTCGCAAGCCGATCTTTGGCGAATCCCCTTGGATCGAAACCCACGCCGCCCTCGCCCTGTTCAGCTACGGGGTATTCGGCGTGCTCACGCTCACTTCCGCCATGTACCTGCTGCAAAGCCGTAGCCTCAAGACCAAGAAGGTCGTCGGCGGACTCTTCCCCTTCCTGCCTTCCATCGTGGAACTAGTCAGCATCAACCGCCGATTGCTGGTTATGGGATTCAGTATCCTCACTGTGTCCTTGGCTATCGGATACAGATATTTTATGGAGGACCTCGAATCGGTGCTGACGATCAAACTCGCTTCTACGGTCGCTGTCTGGATCGCCTACGCTATCACCTTAGCCCTGCGCCTGAAGTTCTCCCTCACCTCCAAAAAATTCGCTTGGGCCTGCATCGGGATTTTCCTCGCAGCGCTGCTCTCGCTCGCCGCCGTCAACCGAAGCACCAAGTCGAGCAGCCCAACCGCAGAACCAGCCCAGTCCTCCGAGGTCTCATGA
- the thiS gene encoding sulfur carrier protein ThiS has translation MPEKRRAPSTVPMTITANGKEFVLESSTSLPAFLESISLQVGLVIVERNKQALSPSEAADVTLEDGDTLEIVKIVAGG, from the coding sequence GTGCCTGAAAAAAGACGAGCGCCTTCCACCGTTCCCATGACCATCACCGCCAACGGAAAAGAATTCGTCCTCGAGTCGAGCACCAGCCTGCCCGCTTTCCTCGAATCCATCAGCCTCCAAGTCGGGCTCGTCATCGTGGAACGCAACAAGCAAGCCCTCTCGCCCAGCGAGGCGGCGGACGTCACCCTCGAGGACGGCGACACCCTCGAGATCGTCAAGATCGTCGCCGGAGGTTGA
- a CDS encoding GOLPH3/VPS74 family protein → MLHLYQEITLLALRDDKGTVAIDHLAQVLAGALAAELVLKNKISLSNDKKKFVDLQDASPTGDLLLDECLDKLSNAKRRAKLETWVSRFASIKRIHHKAAQSLCQLGILRQDTGKLLLIFNRTIYPEVDPKPESQIVERLEQAIFSSKTDLSPQDTLLVSLANASGLLSRIFGRKRIKPERKRIKQIVEGEAVGKATQQVIEAIQIAIIVTAVIVPVIASS, encoded by the coding sequence ATGCTCCACCTCTACCAAGAAATCACCCTTCTCGCGCTCCGCGACGACAAAGGAACCGTCGCCATCGACCACCTCGCCCAAGTGTTGGCCGGAGCCTTGGCTGCCGAACTGGTCCTGAAAAACAAAATATCGCTTTCCAACGACAAGAAAAAGTTCGTCGATCTCCAGGACGCAAGCCCCACGGGGGATCTTCTACTCGACGAATGCTTGGACAAACTCTCCAACGCCAAACGACGAGCCAAGCTCGAAACGTGGGTCAGTCGCTTCGCTTCCATTAAGCGAATCCACCACAAGGCAGCCCAAAGCCTCTGCCAATTGGGAATCCTCAGGCAAGACACCGGCAAGCTCCTGCTCATCTTCAATCGGACGATCTATCCGGAGGTGGATCCCAAACCGGAAAGCCAGATCGTCGAACGCTTAGAACAAGCCATCTTCTCGTCAAAGACAGACCTCAGTCCCCAAGACACCTTACTCGTCTCGCTCGCCAACGCCAGCGGCCTTCTCAGCCGTATCTTCGGCCGCAAGCGCATCAAGCCCGAGCGGAAGCGCATCAAACAAATCGTCGAGGGCGAAGCCGTCGGAAAAGCCACTCAACAGGTGATCGAGGCGATCCAAATCGCGATCATCGTCACTGCGGTGATCGTGCCGGTAATCGCCAGCTCCTGA
- a CDS encoding thiazole synthase: MTQQTTQPLRIGDREFTSRLFVGTGKFSSNEAMRDAAAASGTELVTVALKRANLSGDSDPFANILDFLESDRYLILPNTSGAMNAEEAVRIARLAAAAGLPKWVKLEIHPDPNYLLPDPIETLAAAETLVKEGFTVMPYINADPVLALRLQDVGCATVMPLGAPIGSNRGIETRAQIEIIIEQARVPVVVDAGIGAPSHAAAAMEMGADAVLVNTAIAIASDPAAMARAFAKATQAGREAYEIGLGATSSKAEASSPLTAFLNA, encoded by the coding sequence ATGACTCAACAAACGACACAACCACTAAGAATAGGAGATCGCGAGTTCACCTCTCGCTTGTTTGTCGGAACCGGCAAGTTCAGCAGCAACGAAGCCATGCGCGACGCCGCTGCCGCATCAGGCACTGAGCTCGTCACCGTGGCCCTCAAACGGGCAAACCTTTCCGGCGACTCCGATCCCTTCGCCAACATACTGGATTTCCTGGAGTCGGACCGGTACTTGATCCTGCCCAACACCTCCGGAGCCATGAACGCCGAAGAGGCCGTCCGCATCGCGCGCCTCGCAGCCGCAGCAGGCCTTCCGAAATGGGTGAAGCTGGAAATCCACCCCGATCCGAACTACCTGCTGCCCGATCCGATCGAAACCTTAGCCGCCGCGGAAACCTTGGTCAAAGAAGGCTTCACTGTGATGCCCTACATCAACGCAGACCCGGTCCTCGCGCTTCGCTTGCAGGACGTCGGCTGTGCCACGGTTATGCCGCTCGGCGCCCCCATTGGATCCAATCGAGGCATCGAAACCCGCGCTCAAATCGAGATTATCATAGAGCAAGCTCGCGTGCCCGTAGTGGTCGACGCCGGCATCGGCGCCCCTTCCCACGCCGCCGCAGCCATGGAAATGGGAGCTGACGCCGTGCTGGTAAACACCGCGATCGCGATCGCTTCCGATCCCGCCGCCATGGCTCGCGCCTTCGCCAAAGCGACCCAAGCCGGCCGCGAAGCCTACGAAATAGGGCTCGGAGCCACCTCCAGCAAAGCCGAGGCCTCCAGCCCGCTCACCGCGTTTCTCAACGCCTAA
- a CDS encoding Co(2+)/Mg(2+) efflux protein ApaG produces MPSSPSEELDGLVVTLDDLRYQYGGPNVPSETPHVFIYFITIENQSDRTVTLLGRKWIIHDEEGETLVVEGDKIVGEEPELVPGERFSYNSFHIGSCNATARGSFHGQDEFGNKIHCLIPPFELTIPE; encoded by the coding sequence ATGCCGAGCAGCCCTTCCGAAGAACTCGATGGCCTTGTCGTGACACTCGACGACCTGCGTTACCAGTACGGCGGACCCAACGTGCCCTCGGAAACGCCGCACGTCTTCATCTACTTCATCACCATCGAGAACCAGTCTGATCGCACCGTCACTTTGCTGGGCCGCAAGTGGATCATTCACGACGAAGAGGGGGAGACCCTCGTCGTGGAGGGCGACAAGATCGTCGGCGAGGAGCCCGAACTGGTTCCAGGGGAACGCTTTTCCTACAACAGCTTCCACATCGGATCCTGCAACGCGACCGCCCGCGGGAGCTTCCATGGCCAGGACGAGTTCGGCAACAAGATCCACTGCCTGATCCCTCCCTTCGAACTCACGATTCCAGAGTAG